One segment of Chionomys nivalis chromosome 3, mChiNiv1.1, whole genome shotgun sequence DNA contains the following:
- the Hcar1 gene encoding hydroxycarboxylic acid receptor 1 encodes MDNGSCCLIEGDPISKVMPPLLILAFVLGALGNGIALCGFCFHTKTWKPSTVYLFNLAVADFLLMISLPLRTDYYLRRRHWAFGDIPCRLVLFMLGMNRAGSIVFLTVVAADRYFKVVHPHHPVNAISNRTAAAAACVLWTLVILGTMYLLMEGHLCVQETGSSCESFIMESANRWHDIMFQLEFFLPLAVIVFCSFKVVWSLRQRQLARQTRMKRATRFIMVVAAVFITCYLPSVLARLYFLWTVPSSACDPSVHTALHVTLSFTYLNSMLDPLIYYFSSPSFPKFYTSLNICSLRPKRPGRLKTQGSEEMPISTLCCKSSVDGANSSQRPSEGQWDLQVC; translated from the coding sequence ATGGACAACGGGTCGTGCTGTCTCATTGAGGGAGACCCCATCTCCAAGGTGATGCCACCGCTGCTCATCCTGGCCTTCGTGCTTGGTGCCCTGGGCAACGGTATAGCACTGTGTGGTTTCTGCTTTCACACGAAGACCTGGAAACCTAGTACTGTTTACCTTTTCAACTTGGCCGTGGCTGATTTTCTCCTCATGATCTCCCTACCCTTGCGGACAGACTACTACCTCAGACGGAGGCACTGGGCCTTTGGGGATATTCCCTGTCGCCTGGTGCTCTTCATGCTGGGCATGAATAGGGCGGGGAGCATTGTCTTTCTCACCGTGGTGGCTGCCGACAGGTATTTCAAAGTGgtccacccccaccacccagtGAATGCCATATCCAACCGGACAGCAGCTGCTGCCGCCTGTGTGCTCTGGACCTTGGTCATCTTGGGGACTATGTATCTTCTCATGGAGGGCCACCTGTGTGTGCAGGAGACAGGGTCGTCTTGTGAGAGCTTCATCATGGAGTCAGCCAACAGATGGCATGATATCATGTTCCAGCTGGAGTTCTTCTTGCCCCTAGCCGTCATTGTGTTTTGCTCCTTTAAAGTTGTCTGGAGCCTCAGACAGAGGCAGCTGGCCAGACAGACTCGGATGAAAAGGGCCACCCGCTTCATCATGGTGGTGGCTGCTGTGTTCATCACGTGTTACCTGCCCAGCGTGTTGGCCAGGCTCTATTTCCTCTGGACAGTGCCCTCCAGTGCCTGTGACCCCTCCGTCCACACAGCCCTCCACGTCACCCTCAGTTTCACCTACCTGAACAGCATGCTGGACCCTCTCATCTACTATTTCTCAAGCCCCTCATTCCCCAAGTTCTATACCAGTCTCAACATCTGCAGTTTGAGACCCAAACGCCCAGGACGCTTGAAGACACAGGGGTCAGAAGAGATGCCAATTTCCACCCTCTGTTGTAAGAGCTCCGTCGATGGGGCAAATAGCTCCCAAAGGCCGTCAGAGGGGCAGTGGGATCTCCAAGTGTGTTGA